In the Cytophagaceae bacterium genome, one interval contains:
- a CDS encoding HNH endonuclease → MGTEILKNQKFNCLTCGVEFQSTKNCKTRTPKYCKKECYAKSLIKEKPIKVKKSLKGILLTEKHKLALSQGRKNSEKCKGKNLYNWKGGKETESIRMKESFYKRKLGLKLKMPIFFLKNALKFQNNNCFFCEADLTNYKAIEHLTPVSKLGDNQTYNLVYSCKSCNSQKRQNTLEEFAIKKNRFDWLDKFDYIYANSIS, encoded by the coding sequence ATGGGTACTGAGATATTAAAAAATCAAAAATTTAACTGCTTAACTTGTGGCGTTGAATTCCAAAGTACTAAAAACTGCAAAACAAGAACACCAAAATACTGCAAAAAAGAATGCTATGCAAAATCCTTAATTAAGGAAAAGCCGATAAAGGTTAAGAAAAGTTTAAAAGGAATTTTATTGACCGAAAAACATAAACTTGCATTAAGCCAGGGGCGTAAAAACTCAGAAAAATGTAAAGGAAAAAATCTTTATAACTGGAAAGGAGGAAAGGAAACTGAATCAATAAGAATGAAAGAATCCTTTTATAAAAGAAAATTGGGGCTAAAATTAAAAATGCCAATATTTTTTTTAAAAAATGCTTTAAAATTTCAAAATAATAATTGTTTCTTTTGCGAAGCTGATTTAACTAATTATAAAGCTATTGAACATTTAACTCCAGTTTCAAAACTTGGAGACAATCAAACTTACAATTTAGTTTATTCTTGCAAAAGTTGTAATTCACAAAAAAGGCAAAATACTTTAGAAGAGTTTGCCATTAAAAAAAACAGATTCGATTGGTTAGATAAATTTGATTATATATATGCAAACTCAATTAGTTAA